The Montipora foliosa isolate CH-2021 chromosome 14, ASM3666993v2, whole genome shotgun sequence genome window below encodes:
- the LOC137985393 gene encoding microspherule protein 1-like: MASLPPTTLPNPASIPRPSGRSTNPAAPIPRHGRGTPRRSSSRSIKRKKFDDELVESSLKKASKQRVDVTGLEKDIKRPLPTGKGPSRRQRKSKNPQVNKEFGRWRPTDDLALITAIQQTNDLTAVYLGVKFSCRFSQKEIQERWYQLLYDPVVSRLATTAIKQLPQDVIASAQNNALWSKDEEHLLSNVPANSPASLELFQELMDKNPAVFHQCRSAKALRNHWLCMRQHQLLSDQTVSTAEHAMSFSDAEEQITDAELLEPKDDNLEQELSLADKKNKREIRLLETEIPLWQVIVEKLNATTGTTTVTPSSEFDSFTLAVLRGRLVRYLMRSREITVGRSTAENHVDVDLSLEGPAWKISRRQAVIKLRSDGEYCVINEGRRPLYIDGKPVALGTKARLHHNSTFEICGLRFVFLINQDLSGANKDVKQPTPTSHGKVT; this comes from the exons ATGGCCTCCTTGCCTCCAACAACTTTACCCAATCCTGCTTCCATTCCTCGGCCTTCAGGACGAAGCACAAATCCCGCTGCACCAATTCCTCGACATGGGCGGGGTACACCACGTCGCAGTTCCTCACGTTctataaaaaggaaaaagtttgaCGATGAACTTGTGGAAAGCAGTCTTAAGAAAGCCTCAAAGCAGCGAGTTGATGTGACTGGGTTAGAAAAAGATATTAAAAGACCTTTG CCAACAGGTAAAGGCCCTTCTAGAAGACAACGCAAGAGTAAG AATCCTCAAGTAAATAAAGAGTTTGGAAGATGGAGACCTACTGATGACTTAGCTCTCATTACTGCCATTCAACAG acaAATGATTTAACTGCTGTTTACCTTGGAGTAAAGTTCTCTTGTCGGTTTAGTCAGAAGGAGATTCAAGAACGCTGGTATCAGCTTTTGTATGACCCAGTAGTCTCAAG gCTGGCTACCACTGCTATTAAACAACTTCCACAAGATGTTATAGCTTCAGCACAAAACAATGCATTGTGGAGTAAAGATGAAGAACACCTCTTATCAAACGTCCCTGCA aatAGTCCAGCTTCTTTAGAGTTGTTTCAAGAATTGATGGACAAAAATCCTGCAGTGTTTCATCAGTGTCGATCTGCAAAAGCCTTAAGAAATCACTGGCTTTGTATGCGACAACACCAGCTTCTCTCTGACCAGACAG TTTCCACAGCAGAGCATGCCATGAGTTTTTCAGATGCAGAGGAGCAGATCACTGATGCAGAACTTTT GGAACCCAAAGATGATAATTTGGAGCAAGAGCTTTCATTAGctgacaaaaagaacaaaagagaaaTTCGTCTCTTGGAAACTGAAATTCCTCTTTGGCAAGTTATTGTGGAAAAACTCAATGCAACCA CTGGCACAACAACCGTTACTCCATCCAGTGAGTTTGATTCATTTACTCTAGCAGTGTTGAGAGGCCGACTTGTGAGATACCTTATGCGCTCCAGAGAG ATCACTGTTGGACGATCTACAGCCGAAAATCATGTTGATGTTGATCTGTCTTTGGAGGGACCTGCTTGGAAGATCTCGCGACGACAA GCAGTCATTAAACTTCGTAGTGACGGGGAATACTGTGTTATCAACGAGGGTCGAAGACCGTTGTACATAGATGGAAAACCTGTTGCGTTAGGAACGAAAGCGAGGCTTCATCACAACTCCACTTTTGAG ATCTGCGGTCTTCGTTTTGTGTTTCTTATAAATCAAGATCTTTCTGGGGCAAACAAGGATGTCAAACAGCCAACGCCTACTTCTCACGGGAAAGTGACCTGA